A genomic window from Acetobacter sp. includes:
- a CDS encoding tyrosine-type recombinase/integrase produces the protein MPTGNYIRQNSVKARLAAGLAANHVEGFLQWLREKQYTPLTVIELERLLACWTHWARAADYTLATIRQAYMASSTLIASGYRARFPGDLRQDVVGCAKLFIIYLETCKVLDSLPAPAEPALLVEFRHWALEQHGLAETTLGFYLHVIRLFVAYMGEDPTTYTAATIRAFVLERGQNVSQCRVKGIIVSTRSFLRFLVATRRCPSGLVHALPRSANWQLTSIPRFLPDTEIGRIIDACDGEQYLRDRAIILLLARLGLRASEVARLTFDDLDWSQGHIRIHGKGRRLELLPLTQEIGDAIIAYVTRQRPPLPTHALFVTVVAPVHEINRIVVKCLVNRALTRAGIDSPHRGAHILRHSAATAMLRHGVSLADVGSVLRHRDTAITAHYAKVDQTLLSVIAQPWGGRAPC, from the coding sequence ATGCCAACGGGTAATTATATCCGCCAGAATTCGGTTAAAGCACGACTGGCAGCTGGACTTGCAGCAAATCATGTCGAGGGTTTTCTTCAGTGGCTTCGCGAGAAGCAATACACACCTTTGACCGTTATAGAATTGGAGCGGCTGCTGGCATGCTGGACGCATTGGGCACGCGCGGCAGATTATACGCTCGCGACCATTCGCCAAGCATACATGGCTTCATCTACGCTGATCGCGTCGGGATATCGAGCGCGATTTCCCGGCGATCTCCGTCAGGATGTCGTGGGATGTGCCAAATTATTCATTATCTATTTGGAAACATGCAAAGTGCTGGATTCTTTGCCTGCTCCTGCCGAACCTGCTCTCCTCGTGGAATTCAGACATTGGGCATTGGAACAGCATGGTCTGGCAGAGACAACGCTCGGTTTTTACCTTCACGTCATTCGTCTTTTTGTTGCCTACATGGGTGAAGATCCGACCACTTATACGGCAGCCACCATCCGTGCCTTCGTCCTGGAACGGGGACAGAATGTCTCACAGTGTCGAGTAAAGGGCATCATTGTTTCAACACGGTCATTTCTGCGTTTTTTGGTTGCGACAAGGCGTTGTCCGTCGGGATTGGTGCATGCACTGCCCCGATCAGCAAACTGGCAGTTGACCTCCATCCCGCGATTTCTTCCGGACACGGAGATTGGGCGCATTATCGATGCGTGCGATGGCGAACAGTATCTCCGGGATCGGGCCATCATCCTGCTGCTGGCCCGTCTCGGGTTGCGTGCCAGCGAGGTCGCGCGCCTGACGTTTGACGATCTCGACTGGAGTCAGGGTCATATCCGGATCCATGGGAAAGGCCGCCGACTTGAACTGCTGCCCCTGACTCAGGAAATAGGCGACGCCATCATTGCCTATGTGACGCGTCAAAGACCGCCGCTGCCAACACACGCGTTGTTCGTCACGGTGGTCGCTCCGGTCCATGAGATTAACCGGATCGTCGTAAAATGTCTGGTCAATCGTGCCTTGACGCGGGCCGGCATAGATAGCCCGCATCGCGGCGCACATATTCTGCGTCATTCGGCGGCAACAGCCATGTTGCGTCATGGGGTGAGCCTGGCTGATGTCGGCTCAGTGCTCCGTCATCGCGATACAGCGATAACAGCCCATTATGCCAAGGTCGACCAGACCCTTCTCTCTGTCATTGCCCAGCCCTGGGGTGGGAGGGCACCATGCTGA
- a CDS encoding SulP family inorganic anion transporter, which produces MNFATYRSQWAYNPLREVLAGMVGTFALIPEVIAFSYVAGVSPAVSLFASFVISVAISITGGRPGMISGAAGSVALVAAALVHSYGLQYLLVATLLAGGLQIIFGALGFQVIMRFVSAEVRTGFVNALAILIFSAQLPQMLHVTWHTYALIALGLAIIYLMPRISTLIPSPLICIVVLTGITMWYPMPVHTVSDLGTLPTGLPAFTIPHVPFNLATLKIVFPYALAMASVGLLESLMTAGVVDDETDTHGDPRMECVGLGVSNVFVGLFGGIAGCGMVGQTVGNLRYGGQGRLSTFTAGAFLLFLMVMLHTYVARIPMAALVAIMCMVSISTFSWSSLRDLARFPKLSSLVMVVTVAVTVASSDLALGVLVGVLLSGVFFAWSMTHLMHVKKIREEGTDIYEVEGQVFFASSDLLHDQIDFRTNARRVVIRLNNAHFWDVTSVAMIEKIVSKLKARDIEVEIEGLHALRHGIVMRLTSEKLLTT; this is translated from the coding sequence ATGAACTTTGCGACTTATCGGTCGCAGTGGGCTTATAACCCGCTGCGCGAAGTGCTGGCCGGAATGGTCGGCACCTTCGCCCTCATTCCCGAGGTCATTGCTTTCTCCTACGTTGCCGGCGTCTCTCCCGCCGTCTCCCTTTTCGCGTCATTTGTCATTAGCGTCGCCATTTCCATCACCGGTGGCCGCCCGGGAATGATCTCAGGGGCGGCGGGTTCCGTGGCCCTCGTAGCCGCGGCCCTCGTGCATAGCTACGGGCTTCAATACCTTCTCGTCGCGACATTACTGGCTGGCGGACTACAGATCATTTTCGGTGCGCTTGGCTTTCAGGTCATTATGCGCTTCGTATCGGCTGAGGTCCGCACCGGCTTTGTGAATGCTCTCGCGATCCTGATCTTTTCGGCACAGTTACCACAAATGCTTCATGTGACGTGGCACACGTATGCACTGATTGCCCTTGGGCTTGCCATCATCTATCTCATGCCACGGATATCAACCCTGATACCGTCGCCCCTGATCTGTATCGTAGTTCTGACAGGCATCACGATGTGGTATCCAATGCCGGTGCACACTGTCTCTGATCTGGGCACGCTGCCGACAGGCCTTCCTGCTTTTACGATCCCCCACGTACCATTCAATCTGGCCACACTGAAAATTGTGTTTCCCTATGCCCTTGCGATGGCATCTGTGGGCCTCCTTGAATCTCTAATGACAGCAGGTGTCGTGGATGATGAGACCGACACGCACGGTGATCCCAGAATGGAATGCGTAGGTCTTGGTGTCTCGAATGTGTTTGTAGGACTGTTCGGCGGCATCGCCGGGTGCGGTATGGTAGGGCAGACAGTCGGCAATCTTCGGTACGGCGGCCAAGGACGTCTGTCGACCTTTACTGCCGGCGCTTTCCTGCTGTTTCTGATGGTCATGCTGCATACTTATGTCGCCCGCATTCCAATGGCTGCCCTTGTCGCCATTATGTGCATGGTCTCAATCAGCACATTCTCGTGGTCATCCCTGCGTGATCTTGCGCGTTTTCCAAAGCTCTCAAGCCTCGTCATGGTCGTAACCGTTGCCGTGACTGTCGCATCCTCGGATCTGGCTCTAGGTGTGCTCGTCGGTGTTCTGCTCAGTGGTGTGTTCTTTGCCTGGTCTATGACGCATTTGATGCACGTCAAAAAGATCAGAGAAGAGGGTACGGATATCTACGAGGTTGAGGGACAGGTTTTCTTTGCTTCGTCTGACCTTCTTCACGATCAGATCGACTTCAGGACCAATGCGCGCCGGGTCGTCATCAGGCTGAACAACGCCCATTTCTGGGACGTGACCTCGGTGGCTATGATTGAGAAGATCGTATCCAAACTCAAGGCTCGCGACATTGAAGTTGAAATCGAGGGCTTGCATGCGCTCCGGCATGGCATCGTCATGCGGTTGACCAGTGAAAAGCTCCTGACCACCTGA
- a CDS encoding DUF736 domain-containing protein, with protein MAQIGTFTRTADGFAGRLRTLALDVELTIVPATSSDAEHAPDYRVHLGDADAGPEVGAAWKRTGEKAGTYLSLVLDDPMLAQPIRANLFQSDRQGRAFHLVWSRPVKRDDRR; from the coding sequence ATGGCCCAGATCGGAACTTTTACACGCACGGCTGACGGCTTCGCCGGTCGGCTGCGCACGCTCGCCCTCGACGTCGAACTAACGATCGTGCCGGCGACATCGTCGGACGCCGAGCATGCGCCCGATTATCGCGTCCATCTCGGTGACGCCGATGCCGGACCAGAGGTCGGCGCGGCCTGGAAACGCACCGGCGAGAAGGCGGGCACCTATCTCTCGCTGGTTCTCGACGACCCCATGCTGGCGCAGCCGATCCGCGCCAATCTGTTCCAGTCCGATCGTCAGGGGCGTGCCTTCCATCTGGTCTGGAGCCGCCCGGTGAAGCGTGATGACCGGCGGTAA
- a CDS encoding IS3 family transposase (programmed frameshift) has translation MSNKSKRFPPEFRERAARMVLEEEKNHPSRWSAVMMIAPKLDIHPDTLSKWTRLHERANAPAVSELPDREKIRQLERENRELRQANEILRKASAYFCPGGTRPPVQAMTRFIEEHRQTYGVGSICRVLSIAPSVYYAYRARQKNPCVRSQKDKELYHEIRRVWTDNFCVYGARKVWHQLRREGLDVARCTVERLMRRMGLKGVIRGKGIRTTRPDPARPCPRDLVQRQFHAPAPNRLWVSDFTYVSTWQGFVYVAFIIDVFARVIVGWRVSSTAHTDFVLDALEQALCQRRPEGKVTHHSDRGCQYVSIRYTQRLAEAGLVASVGSVGDSYDNALAETINGLYKTELIYRQGPWKNREAVELATLKWVDWFNNRRILSSIGNIPPAEAEARFYAQQKSHALAA, from the exons ATGAGCAACAAATCGAAGCGTTTTCCGCCTGAATTTCGCGAGCGTGCAGCCCGCATGGTTCTGGAGGAAGAGAAGAACCATCCATCACGCTGGTCCGCGGTGATGATGATAGCGCCAAAGCTGGATATTCATCCTGACACGCTGTCAAAATGGACCCGTCTGCATGAACGTGCCAATGCGCCTGCGGTGAGTGAACTGCCAGATCGAGAGAAGATCAGGCAACTGGAGCGAGAGAACCGCGAACTGCGGCAGGCCAATGAAATCCTGCGCAAGGCGTCGGCATATT TTTGCCCAGGCGGAACTCGACCGCCGGTTCAGGCCATGACACGCTTCATTGAGGAGCATCGGCAGACATATGGTGTCGGGTCAATCTGCAGGGTTCTGTCGATTGCACCATCTGTCTATTATGCTTATCGGGCGAGACAGAAAAATCCCTGTGTGCGCAGCCAGAAAGACAAAGAACTGTATCATGAAATCCGCAGGGTCTGGACCGATAATTTCTGTGTCTATGGAGCGCGCAAAGTCTGGCATCAGCTCAGACGTGAAGGTCTGGATGTCGCCCGCTGCACGGTAGAGCGGCTGATGCGCCGGATGGGACTGAAAGGCGTCATTCGTGGCAAGGGGATCAGAACCACACGGCCCGATCCGGCACGGCCCTGTCCACGGGATCTGGTGCAGCGCCAGTTTCATGCCCCAGCCCCCAACAGGCTCTGGGTTTCGGATTTTACTTACGTTTCCACATGGCAGGGCTTTGTTTATGTGGCCTTCATCATTGATGTATTCGCACGGGTTATTGTGGGCTGGCGCGTCTCGTCCACTGCCCATACCGACTTCGTACTGGATGCTCTCGAGCAGGCTCTGTGCCAGAGGCGGCCTGAGGGAAAAGTGACCCACCATTCCGACCGCGGCTGTCAATATGTGTCCATTCGCTACACGCAAAGACTGGCTGAAGCCGGACTGGTCGCCTCTGTCGGCAGTGTCGGAGATTCCTATGATAACGCCCTGGCGGAGACCATTAACGGGCTTTACAAAACCGAACTCATCTATCGGCAGGGGCCATGGAAAAACAGGGAAGCGGTTGAACTGGCAACACTTAAATGGGTCGACTGGTTCAACAATCGACGGATCCTGTCCTCCATTGGAAACATCCCCCCAGCAGAAGCTGAGGCACGCTTTTATGCACAACAGAAATCACATGCATTAGCTGCGTAG
- a CDS encoding DNA -binding domain-containing protein has translation MQKPPLDPSVADSAPEASCLTGYDEQHLITYLRLLDAEADGADWREVARIVLHRDPVVDPEGVHRCWHSHLARAHWMTEHGYQHLLRGGAPH, from the coding sequence ATGCAGAAGCCCCCGCTCGACCCGTCTGTCGCCGACAGCGCTCCGGAAGCGTCCTGTCTCACCGGCTACGACGAACAGCATCTGATTACCTATCTCCGCCTGCTGGATGCCGAGGCCGACGGCGCCGACTGGCGCGAGGTCGCCCGCATCGTGCTCCACCGCGACCCGGTGGTTGACCCCGAGGGCGTCCACCGCTGCTGGCACAGTCATCTGGCGCGGGCGCACTGGATGACCGAGCATGGCTACCAGCATCTGCTGCGCGGCGGCGCGCCCCACTGA
- a CDS encoding DUF736 domain-containing protein: MAQIGTFTRTEDGIFNGTIRTLNINVKATIRPVTREHDRAPDYRVAANGVELGAGWSRTAKDSGAEYLSLKLDDPSFNGPVYASLVQGDNGEHKLIWSR; this comes from the coding sequence ATGGCACAGATCGGCACCTTTACCCGCACCGAAGACGGCATCTTCAACGGCACGATCCGCACCCTCAACATCAACGTCAAGGCGACCATCCGGCCCGTAACCCGGGAGCATGACCGGGCTCCCGACTACCGGGTCGCCGCCAACGGGGTTGAACTCGGGGCCGGGTGGAGCCGGACCGCCAAGGACAGCGGTGCCGAATATCTCTCGCTCAAGCTCGATGACCCCTCCTTTAACGGACCGGTCTACGCGAGCCTCGTGCAGGGCGATAACGGCGAGCACAAGCTCATCTGGTCGCGCTGA
- a CDS encoding helix-turn-helix transcriptional regulator: MSANYSDLPPRYLRTPDASRFVGLSIRTLEKHRIYGTGPRYSKLGGRVVYRVDELQAWVESGARAHTSDTTAGVVPAAARQSPLIPPTSRGSRR, from the coding sequence ATGTCCGCCAATTACAGCGATCTGCCGCCGCGCTATCTGCGCACGCCCGACGCCTCGCGCTTCGTCGGACTATCTATTCGCACACTGGAGAAACACCGGATCTACGGCACCGGACCGCGCTACTCGAAGCTCGGTGGCCGCGTGGTCTATCGGGTGGATGAGTTGCAGGCCTGGGTCGAGAGTGGTGCCCGCGCCCATACCTCGGACACCACTGCCGGCGTCGTGCCGGCGGCCGCGCGGCAAAGTCCGCTGATTCCGCCGACATCACGCGGGAGCCGTCGCTGA
- a CDS encoding DUF2285 domain-containing protein → MIVPPFSAPRSGPRCPRQTPKPSPGAGGCDFESVRTALNPRTARWTVAVSPAVIAVVRLPTALADAAYHPVSLARAELPPDMAGEVLVEQGEMILRLYVLPPDGAQLGVLLPLDALFEVRVQAALRLWRVLMDRRPGRDPACLSSDRIRRLILALRTLDGLDDGVSQREIAGVLFGREVSAGDWLSHDLHFRMKRLVRFARGLTDGGYRRLLLHPFRGR, encoded by the coding sequence GTGATCGTGCCGCCCTTCAGCGCGCCGCGCTCCGGGCCGCGCTGTCCACGTCAGACGCCGAAGCCTTCGCCCGGCGCTGGGGGTTGCGATTTCGAGAGTGTCCGCACGGCCCTCAATCCGCGTACCGCCCGCTGGACTGTTGCGGTATCGCCGGCCGTGATTGCGGTTGTCCGCCTGCCGACAGCACTGGCTGACGCGGCGTATCATCCGGTCTCCCTCGCTCGGGCAGAACTGCCGCCTGATATGGCGGGAGAAGTGCTGGTCGAGCAGGGGGAGATGATCCTGCGGCTGTACGTCTTGCCGCCTGACGGGGCTCAGCTCGGCGTGCTCCTGCCGCTCGACGCGCTGTTCGAGGTGCGTGTCCAGGCCGCCCTGCGGCTCTGGCGCGTGCTGATGGATCGGCGTCCCGGTCGTGATCCGGCCTGCCTGTCATCCGATCGCATCCGCAGGCTGATCCTGGCGCTCCGGACGCTCGATGGCCTGGACGACGGGGTGTCGCAGCGCGAGATCGCCGGCGTCCTGTTCGGTCGGGAGGTTTCCGCAGGGGACTGGCTCTCCCATGATCTGCATTTCCGCATGAAACGGCTGGTGCGTTTTGCGCGGGGACTGACTGACGGAGGATATCGGCGCCTGCTACTGCACCCGTTTCGGGGACGATAG
- a CDS encoding relaxase/mobilization nuclease domain-containing protein, whose translation MTRDGAKAHLFDAGSDEADSKAFAERGKDDRHHFRFIVSPEDAAKMEDLRGFARELMQDMERDLGTKLDWVGVDHWNTDNPHVHILVRGIADDGKDLVISRAYISQGLRDRAAERVTLELGPRSEQEIRTALETEIGADRWTSLDRALQDISDERGGIVDLRPGAGAEDPELRRLLVGRATKLEGLGMAERVGVARWTLKPGLEATLRDLSIRGDIIKTMHRAMSGGGTEPDIAGFAIHGEKLADPVIGRLVERGLDDELKGSGYVVIAGTDGRTHHVRFPDLDLTGDARTGAIVETRSWEDAKGMQRLSLATRSDFALAEQVTAPGATWLDRQLLAKDPALANAGFGAEVREAMARRIDHLASEGLARRQGERVTFVPDLIGTLRSRDIDQAAARLAAQTGLEHRPAKDGEIVSGVYRQRVVLSSGRFAMVDDGLGFQLVPWRPALEQKLGRQVSGTLSPGGSVDWNLGRKRGLGI comes from the coding sequence GTGACCCGCGACGGCGCCAAGGCTCATCTGTTCGATGCTGGCTCCGACGAAGCGGACAGCAAAGCGTTCGCGGAACGCGGCAAAGACGACCGTCATCATTTCCGCTTCATCGTCTCCCCCGAGGATGCCGCGAAGATGGAAGATCTGCGAGGCTTCGCGCGCGAGCTGATGCAGGACATGGAGCGCGACCTGGGCACAAAGCTGGACTGGGTCGGGGTGGATCACTGGAACACCGACAACCCGCACGTCCATATCCTAGTGCGCGGCATCGCCGACGACGGCAAGGATCTGGTGATCAGCCGTGCCTATATCAGCCAGGGGCTGCGCGACCGTGCGGCAGAACGGGTGACGCTGGAGCTTGGCCCGCGCAGCGAGCAGGAAATCCGCACCGCCCTGGAGACCGAGATCGGCGCCGACCGCTGGACCAGCCTCGATCGCGCGTTGCAGGACATCAGCGACGAGCGCGGCGGCATCGTCGATCTGCGGCCGGGCGCGGGTGCTGAAGATCCGGAATTGCGGCGCCTGCTGGTCGGAAGGGCGACCAAGCTGGAAGGGCTCGGCATGGCCGAGCGCGTCGGCGTGGCGCGCTGGACCCTCAAGCCGGGGCTGGAGGCCACGCTGCGCGATCTTTCGATCCGGGGTGACATCATCAAGACCATGCACCGCGCCATGTCCGGCGGCGGGACGGAGCCCGACATCGCGGGCTTCGCGATCCACGGTGAGAAGCTGGCCGATCCCGTCATTGGTCGGCTGGTGGAGCGCGGGCTGGATGACGAACTGAAGGGCTCGGGCTACGTGGTGATCGCCGGGACTGACGGGCGGACGCACCATGTCCGCTTCCCCGATCTGGATCTGACCGGCGATGCAAGGACCGGTGCGATCGTCGAGACCCGGAGCTGGGAGGACGCGAAGGGCATGCAGCGCCTGTCGCTGGCAACGCGCTCGGACTTCGCGCTGGCCGAGCAGGTGACAGCGCCGGGTGCGACCTGGCTCGATCGGCAGCTGCTCGCCAAAGACCCGGCCTTGGCCAATGCGGGGTTCGGCGCGGAGGTCCGCGAGGCGATGGCACGACGGATCGACCATCTGGCATCCGAGGGGCTGGCCCGGCGGCAGGGCGAGCGCGTTACGTTCGTGCCCGACCTGATCGGCACCCTGCGTAGCCGCGATATCGATCAGGCGGCGGCCAGATTGGCGGCGCAGACCGGGTTGGAGCACCGGCCCGCGAAGGACGGCGAGATCGTCTCGGGAGTCTATCGCCAGAGGGTAGTCCTGTCCTCGGGGCGGTTCGCGATGGTTGATGACGGCTTGGGCTTCCAGCTCGTGCCGTGGCGTCCGGCGCTGGAGCAGAAGCTCGGACGGCAGGTTTCCGGCACCCTGTCGCCGGGTGGATCGGTGGACTGGAATTTGGGGCGGAAGCGCGGGCTCGGGATTTGA
- a CDS encoding S26 family signal peptidase, translating to MLGVGTSVAIHPAPRLIWNATASTPVGLYRLQSVSTLHVDDLIAIRPPADIATMLAHGGYLPLGVPLLKPVAALPGQLVCRIGTAVSVDGKALGEALAYDHRGRPLPIWQGCRHVLPGQIFVMNAAVPTSLDGRYFGILPVAAVLGRAQPLWLVPSPMSPTPKQKRG from the coding sequence ATACTCGGTGTTGGCACGTCAGTGGCGATTCATCCGGCGCCCCGGCTGATCTGGAATGCCACCGCCAGTACACCGGTCGGATTGTATCGCCTGCAATCGGTAAGCACCCTGCATGTCGACGACCTGATCGCGATCCGACCACCGGCCGACATTGCCACGATGCTGGCGCACGGCGGCTATCTGCCCCTCGGTGTGCCGCTGCTCAAGCCGGTTGCCGCACTGCCGGGGCAATTGGTCTGCCGGATCGGTACTGCTGTTTCGGTCGACGGCAAGGCGCTTGGCGAGGCACTCGCCTACGATCATCGCGGTCGTCCGCTGCCGATCTGGCAAGGCTGTCGGCACGTCCTGCCCGGCCAGATTTTCGTCATGAACGCAGCAGTCCCGACCAGTCTTGACGGTCGCTATTTCGGCATCCTGCCGGTCGCTGCGGTGCTCGGCCGCGCGCAGCCGCTGTGGCTCGTGCCGTCACCGATGTCTCCCACCCCCAAGCAGAAACGAGGCTGA
- a CDS encoding helix-turn-helix transcriptional regulator — protein sequence MIGDALRMIRVFHDLSQKDAAEKLEIAPSFLSEIEKGKKKPTLDLLKRYANEFKMPVSSIMFFSEEMANASRSEKLRLTVSSKVLSLLQMVAARAGKDAA from the coding sequence ATGATAGGAGACGCTCTGCGCATGATCCGAGTCTTCCATGATCTTTCGCAAAAAGATGCGGCGGAGAAACTTGAAATCGCGCCGTCGTTCCTTTCTGAAATCGAGAAGGGAAAGAAAAAACCAACGCTTGATTTGCTAAAACGCTATGCAAACGAGTTTAAGATGCCCGTCTCCTCGATTATGTTTTTCTCAGAGGAGATGGCTAATGCCTCGAGGTCAGAAAAACTTAGGTTAACTGTTTCTTCCAAGGTGCTCTCACTGTTGCAGATGGTCGCAGCTCGGGCGGGCAAGGACGCTGCCTGA
- a CDS encoding lytic transglycosylase domain-containing protein, with the protein MTGGKAALRLLGVVLPAVVSLTVPTHNAVADPYADMIAEAATRAQIPASWIAAVLHAESRGDAHAVSSAGAMGLMQVMPGTWASLRTSLGLGDDPFDPRDNILAGATYLRWMRDRYGEAGFLAAYNAGPARYDEHLATGRPLPAETRDYVASVSARLALPPADDIVIGASETPSWQRSSLFPASFLRTGNAPRHGESAHDPVHADDARPTDWTALAPQSVGLFIASGHGEARR; encoded by the coding sequence ATGACCGGCGGTAAGGCGGCGCTCCGTCTGCTCGGTGTCGTGCTTCCGGCCGTCGTTTCATTGACGGTGCCGACGCATAATGCGGTTGCCGATCCCTACGCCGACATGATCGCGGAAGCCGCCACGCGCGCGCAGATTCCGGCCTCATGGATTGCTGCCGTGCTGCACGCGGAGAGCAGGGGCGATGCGCATGCCGTGTCGTCGGCGGGTGCGATGGGGCTCATGCAGGTGATGCCCGGAACATGGGCCAGCCTGCGTACGTCGCTCGGCCTCGGCGACGATCCGTTCGACCCGCGTGACAACATTCTGGCTGGTGCGACCTATCTGCGCTGGATGCGGGATCGCTATGGCGAAGCCGGATTTCTGGCTGCTTATAATGCCGGTCCCGCGCGCTATGACGAGCATCTCGCAACCGGCCGACCACTGCCTGCCGAGACGCGGGATTACGTTGCATCGGTCAGCGCGCGGCTGGCTCTTCCGCCTGCCGATGACATCGTGATCGGTGCTTCGGAGACACCGTCCTGGCAGAGATCTTCACTCTTTCCGGCGTCATTCCTGCGCACAGGAAATGCCCCTCGGCATGGCGAGAGCGCGCATGATCCGGTGCATGCCGATGACGCTCGCCCGACAGACTGGACGGCACTCGCACCGCAGTCGGTCGGGCTGTTCATCGCCTCAGGGCATGGGGAAGCACGTCGATGA
- a CDS encoding reverse transcriptase family protein: MADVLGITPPLLESVLAVERPYSERSVETGSGEKVKVREIQEPRGALRPIHERVATLLSRIDPPDFLFCPVKRRCYVSNAAHHVGSRHVSTLDIKTYFPATPEHRVFWFFNHVLQCERDVASILGRLLTVNGHLATGSPVSPILSFFAFYDMWNSIARVVVENGCKLSVYIDDITISGGVVPNWLLWEVKRQIHSRGLIYHKEHRYYQGVSEITGVIVQNGGLSLPNRQHQKAYLLQKELRRQADVEARGVLERRIKGMSAQRKQIEGMII; encoded by the coding sequence TTGGCTGATGTGCTTGGCATAACGCCGCCGCTTCTCGAATCGGTTTTGGCGGTGGAACGCCCATATAGCGAACGTTCTGTGGAAACGGGTAGTGGTGAAAAGGTAAAAGTGCGAGAAATTCAGGAGCCGCGTGGCGCGCTGCGGCCGATTCATGAGCGGGTGGCCACGCTACTTTCTCGAATTGATCCCCCTGATTTTCTGTTTTGTCCGGTAAAACGCCGCTGTTATGTCTCCAATGCCGCTCATCACGTTGGCTCCAGGCACGTATCAACTCTTGATATAAAGACCTATTTCCCAGCTACGCCTGAACACCGAGTTTTTTGGTTTTTCAATCATGTTCTCCAGTGCGAAAGAGATGTGGCATCCATTCTTGGGCGATTGCTTACAGTGAATGGTCATCTTGCGACAGGAAGCCCCGTCAGCCCAATTCTGTCATTCTTTGCATTCTATGACATGTGGAACAGCATTGCTCGTGTAGTCGTCGAGAACGGCTGCAAGCTGTCTGTTTACATAGATGATATTACTATTTCAGGGGGCGTGGTACCAAACTGGTTGCTTTGGGAAGTTAAAAGGCAGATTCACTCGCGCGGGCTAATTTACCATAAAGAACATAGATATTATCAAGGAGTTTCTGAGATAACGGGGGTTATTGTTCAGAACGGTGGTCTAAGCCTGCCAAATAGGCAGCATCAAAAAGCCTATTTATTGCAAAAAGAATTGCGAAGACAGGCAGATGTAGAGGCGAGGGGCGTCCTTGAACGAAGGATTAAAGGTATGTCTGCACAAAGAAAGCAGATAGAAGGCATGATTATCTAA
- a CDS encoding XRE family transcriptional regulator has product MITGRQVRAARALLNWTQEMLAEKALVALTALKRLESERGLGVHEGTTDQVRRALEAAGILFIESGQGRGVMFLNETSGIETRQARVRRVRSPT; this is encoded by the coding sequence ATGATCACTGGCCGACAGGTAAGGGCGGCACGGGCACTCCTGAACTGGACACAGGAGATGCTCGCTGAAAAAGCCCTCGTAGCACTGACCGCGCTCAAGCGCCTTGAATCCGAACGCGGTCTCGGCGTTCATGAGGGCACGACCGACCAGGTTCGCCGCGCGCTGGAAGCGGCGGGCATCCTGTTCATCGAGTCCGGACAAGGGCGTGGCGTCATGTTTCTTAACGAGACTTCCGGCATCGAAACGCGGCAGGCTAGGGTGCGTCGCGTTCGTTCTCCGACCTGA